A region from the Benincasa hispida cultivar B227 chromosome 10, ASM972705v1, whole genome shotgun sequence genome encodes:
- the LOC120089117 gene encoding photosystem I P700 chlorophyll a apoprotein A2-like — MHIWESGQPAVEAFTRGGALGPVNIAYFGVYQWWYTISLRTNGDLYTGALFLLFLSAISLIAGWLHLQPKWKPSVSWFKNAESRLMSGLFGVSSLAWTGHLVHVAIPASRGE, encoded by the coding sequence ATGCATATTTGGGAATCTGGTCAACCGGCCGTTGAAGCTTTTACTCGAGGAGGTGCTCTTGGCCCAGTGAATATCGCTTATTTTGGTGTTTATCAGTGGTGGTATACAATCAGTTTACGTACTAATGGGGATCTTTATACTGgagctctttttctattatttctttCTGCCATATCTTTAATAGCGGGTTGGTTACACCTACAACCGAAATGGAAACCGAGCGTTTCATGGTTTAAAAATGCCGAATCTCGTCTCATGTCAGGACTATTCGGAGTAAGTTCCTTGGCTTGGACAGGACATTTAGTCCATGTCGCTATTCCTGCATCCAGGGGAGAATAA
- the LOC120089119 gene encoding photosystem II CP47 reaction center protein-like, which produces MGLPWYRVHTVVLNDPGRLLSVHIMHTALVAGWAGSMALYELAVFDPSDPVLDPMWRQGMFVIPFMTRLGITNSWGGWSITGGTITNPGIWSYEGVAGAHIVFSGLCSGHLLL; this is translated from the coding sequence ATGGGTTTGCCTTGGTATCGTGTTCATACCGTTGTATTGAATGATCCCGGTCGTTTGCTTTCTGTTCATATAATGCATACAGCTCTAGTTGCTGGTTGGGCCGGTTCAATGGCCCTATACGAATTAGCAGTTTTTGATCCCTCTGATCCTGTTCTTGATCCAATGTGGAGACAAGGTATGTTCGTTATACCCTTCATGACTCGTTTAGGAATAACCAATTCATGGGGGGGTTGGAGTATCACAGGAGGGACTATAACGAATCCGGGTATTTGGAGTTACGAAGGTGTAGCCGGAGCACATATTGTGTTTTCTGGATTGTGCTCTGGCCACCTTCTCTTATAA